The DNA segment AAAAAGTTCTTACAAAAAGAGGATGGGAATATACTGCTCATTTTTGCCGGATCAATGGTTTTAATTGCATTTTTCATTGGTATATGCCTAGATGTCAGCATGATTTACGTTAAGCGCAACTCCATGCAGAATATATTGCAAATTATTCGTGAAGAACGATTTACTTACCAGGATACTATTCGCTATTCGGATAATCCGGCACTGACCACATATCATATTGCGTATAGTGCGGCAGCGGAAAATGGATTTGACGGAATAGTAACAGTTTATTTTCATGAAGAAGACCCAGAACCGAACTATCGTAGTTATCAAGTTAGAATTTTACTAACAGATGAGTGTCCTTTCTACTTTGGAAGGATATTTGGTCTTGATACAGTGCCGCTCAACGTAAGTTTAGACGGCGGTGAATCCTATGGCGAGGGTTCTGCTGATGTAATCTGGCATTCCCCACTTCCTGTTTCAAACTATAATGGTGCCTATACCGGTATTATAGGCGATATGCAAGTAGTATATGACGGCACAGACCTGCCTTCGGATTGGTAGAGAAATGCATAATAGAAAATGACAGGTTAAAAAAGGAGATGAAAAGCTAATGGGCAAGATTATAAAAAAAGCAGTTTTAGTATTTGTGCTATTGACAGCTTGCTTAACCATACTAGGTTCAGCAGCTTTTGCAGCTGCCCCGGCATTGAATTTGCAGGTAACAACTGTAATTGATAACATTGATGAATATCCTGGGCTCAAAAATGCATCGTTTTATTATGATGCAAAAAGAATTATTGAGATGACCAGCAATAATACGTATCCTGCATTATATCCGTCAAATAGCACAATAAAAACATTTTCATGGAAACATGGGCAGACCGCAAAGGTTTCATGGAATAAATCAAACGGCTCATCAAACTGTGACTTACTTTGGTTTGGAGCCAATTCAAAAACAGACTCGCATATAAGCTTAGCGTCTGTTGAATATAACGCTAATGGAAATCTCAAACAATATACTTATGATGATAACGGAAGGGCGAAGGCTATTACTTCGTATAACTGGCTTCAAGTAATTAACAGCTCTAAAGGTGAAGCAAAGGTTACACTGCATTTTCGATATAATCCGGACATTGATGAGGTTGAGCCGGATCCAGATCCCGAACCGGAGTATGCGAAGACTATTGATTATCTCGGAGACGGTATTCCTAATCCAGATACATCAGCAAATGGTTTAAATGATTACCGCATTTATTTGGATGTAACCACTGAGGCATCTGAAACAGAAACCGATAGAGATATAATCTTTGTCTTGGATGTCAGCAATTCCATGGACACGGCTCTCGGTAATACGACAAGATTTAATGTGTTGAAAAACACTGTGAAAAGTGCGGTCAATTCTTTAGTACAGAATCCAAGCAACCGTATTTCAATCATTACATTCGGTACCAGGGCGCAAATAGTTACTACAAGGGAGACTGATCGAACCAAATTAATCAATTGTGTAAATTCTTTATCTTTGCCTGGCGGAACTGCCGGCGGAACAAATTACTATGAATCTATGCTGCATGCTGCACAAATTGTCAATGGGAGTATTAACGGCAGTCATGAAAAAGTTATTTTCTTCGTGTCCGACGGTGAGCCGACAGCGTCACTCCCTGCGGCCAATGCAATGGGATATGCTGCTTATGCTGAAGTTGCCACGATTTACGCTTACCATGCCGCACAAGAGTTTCAAAATGTTGATAGATTTTACTCGGTTTTTATCGGAGATGATTCTGGCAGTGCCTCGACTCTCCAAACTATTACGCAAATGGTAGAAGTGAACAATGAGAAGTATATGGTACAGGCTTCTAGTGCAGAACAACTTACAAGCGCTTTTAATCGTTTTGTATCCAAGGTCGGCAATTCTCTCTATGATGTTACCATCACTGATGAATTATCCTCCTATGTTTCTTACGCAGGAGATTTAAAGGTATCAAGGAAGACCGGAGATGCTGAAGCCGTAACCTTAACAGCAGGAGTTGATTACTCCGTAACATCGGTTTCCGATAAACTGTCTATTCAACTTTTAAAAAGCACAATACCTGACAGCCGATATACCCTTTCGTTCAATGTACGAGCCAGTGATGAAGCCTTAGACTATTATGGGCAGTATGAGAGCTATCCGAATATCGGCGACCCAAATACGGACTATGAAGGCAACAATACCAGTTCAGACAAACCCGGATTTTACTCCAACACCCTTGCTGAATTAAGTTATTCCTTCGGAGGAAATGGTAGTGCAGTCAAGCACTATAATAAACCTGTTATTCAAGTAGTAGAGGCGAATGCTGTTCCGGCAGAAATTCAGCTTCGCAAGGTTTTGCAAGGAAAAGACCTTGTAGAGGGCATGTTTGAATTTGAAATTAGGCAAGTGATCCAAGGTGAAAATCAAGAAGAAACCAAAACTGTTCCGATTGCTACGGTAAAAAATGACAAAGACGGGTTTATTACATTTAATTCCATCAGTTTTACCAAACCTGGTAAATATTTGTATGAGGTAAAGGAAATAATTCCAGATGTGCCTGAACAAGGAATGACCTATGATACAAAAACTCTTACTGTTGTTGCAAATGTTGTGAGAAATAGCGGTGATTTAGATGTAAAGATTACCTATCCAAATGGGACGGCCTTTACTAATGTTTATAATCCGAAACCTGTTTCTGTAAACTTTGAAGTCAAAAAGAAATTGACAGGTCGCACCCTTTCGGCAAATGCTTTCCAATTCAGATTACTTAACGGCAATGAAGATTCGATTGAGGTGGTATCAAATACAAGTGATGGCAGGGTAGTTTTTTCACCGATTGAATTTACGAAAGTAGGAACATATAATTTTATGGTGCGAGAAATTGTACCAATGCCGGCAAATTCCAATATTATTTACGATACAAAAACCGTTCCTATTGTTGTAAACGTTGCCGATGCCGGTGGTTATTTGACGGCAGATGTAAAGTATTCCAACGATACGACCTTTACGAATCAGTTTGCTTACAGCCCAATAAAAGCAAATATTGAATTAAAAGTAGTCTTATCCGGAATGCAGCTGTCAACAGGAATGTTTAAATTTGAGTTAACTGACAGTAATGGCAAAACCTATTCAGCAATCAATCAATCAGATGGGAAAATACGGTTCCCAATTGATTTTACAAATGTTGGAACATATACCTTTGTGGCACGGCAAATAATACCATCAGAACCGATGCGCTATATGACCTATGATAAACAAAATATCCGCATTACCGTGAATGTGACCGATAACGGCAGCGGAAAGCTTGTTGCCAATATACAATCTTCTTCGGATATGACTTTCTATAACAGCTATAAAGTTCGAGGAGGAATATGGTGAAGTGCCGTGAAGTGATATATGGATTGTCCTGAGAGCTATTATTTCACGGTAGTTCCGGAAATCCAAATTATTATTAATGGAGGTGCAAAATGAATACCATATTTCCCACTGAAGATGAAGGATTGTACTTCAATAAAAACTTGAAAGATTTGCTAAACGAGCGTTTAAAGCCTTCTTTAGTCAGCGGTTATTCTAAAAGCAGCGTTCAACAGTTTGTGGAAGAATTATATAAATCTTCGGAACAAATGAAGGTTAGCTTGGAAAAGCAAATTCAGGATTTGCTGGGTGAGAAAGCTGCACTTTCTCAAGAATGCAATATACTCAGGCAACAGCTTTCGGAGGCAGAGAAAAAGTCTATACAGCAAAAACATGAATTGGATGCCTATTTAGAGTCTCGTAATGAAGATACAGGAAAAATTGAAAATCAATTATCACAACTCAAATCAGAGAACTATAACTTGAGCCTTCAATTATCTCAAGCGCAAGAAGCTCAGAAGCTTTATCATTCATTAGAGGCAAAATTAGCTGATAAAGAGAAAGAACTTGCTGAAAAGGAATCTCAGTTATCCGAGTTGTCTCAACAATTATCTGCTAGCATGCAGCGGATTAAAATGTTGGAAGAACAGGTTAATGTATTGAATCAGCAAAAAGATGCAAATTCAAAAGCAATTGAAAGAACAGAAGAAATAGAACAAATGTCTGCCGAAATCAAAGCACTTAAAAAACAAGAGTCTGAATTAAATAACAGGATAGCTTTAGAGCAGGAAAAAGCCTTTGCTGCTGAAAAAACAGCAAAGGAAGCGACGATGAAGCTTGAGTCAATGATGTCGCGGTTATCAACTCTTGAAAAGCAGGAGACAGAATTTAACGAAAGGATTGCGGCAGAGCAACAAAGGGCTGCCGTTGCCGAAGAAGCAGCAAAAGAAGCAACAAAAAAACTCGAATTTCTACAATCACAGCTAGAACAGAAACAAACACAAATTCATGATTTGGAAGAAAAATATCGTGAACTTCAAAAAGCACAAGAAGCATTAGAACAAAAATATGATACATTACACCGCAATTA comes from the Tepidanaerobacter acetatoxydans Re1 genome and includes:
- a CDS encoding TadE/TadG family type IV pilus assembly protein, translated to MGKMAKKFLQKEDGNILLIFAGSMVLIAFFIGICLDVSMIYVKRNSMQNILQIIREERFTYQDTIRYSDNPALTTYHIAYSAAAENGFDGIVTVYFHEEDPEPNYRSYQVRILLTDECPFYFGRIFGLDTVPLNVSLDGGESYGEGSADVIWHSPLPVSNYNGAYTGIIGDMQVVYDGTDLPSDW
- a CDS encoding Spy0128 family protein, translated to MGKIIKKAVLVFVLLTACLTILGSAAFAAAPALNLQVTTVIDNIDEYPGLKNASFYYDAKRIIEMTSNNTYPALYPSNSTIKTFSWKHGQTAKVSWNKSNGSSNCDLLWFGANSKTDSHISLASVEYNANGNLKQYTYDDNGRAKAITSYNWLQVINSSKGEAKVTLHFRYNPDIDEVEPDPDPEPEYAKTIDYLGDGIPNPDTSANGLNDYRIYLDVTTEASETETDRDIIFVLDVSNSMDTALGNTTRFNVLKNTVKSAVNSLVQNPSNRISIITFGTRAQIVTTRETDRTKLINCVNSLSLPGGTAGGTNYYESMLHAAQIVNGSINGSHEKVIFFVSDGEPTASLPAANAMGYAAYAEVATIYAYHAAQEFQNVDRFYSVFIGDDSGSASTLQTITQMVEVNNEKYMVQASSAEQLTSAFNRFVSKVGNSLYDVTITDELSSYVSYAGDLKVSRKTGDAEAVTLTAGVDYSVTSVSDKLSIQLLKSTIPDSRYTLSFNVRASDEALDYYGQYESYPNIGDPNTDYEGNNTSSDKPGFYSNTLAELSYSFGGNGSAVKHYNKPVIQVVEANAVPAEIQLRKVLQGKDLVEGMFEFEIRQVIQGENQEETKTVPIATVKNDKDGFITFNSISFTKPGKYLYEVKEIIPDVPEQGMTYDTKTLTVVANVVRNSGDLDVKITYPNGTAFTNVYNPKPVSVNFEVKKKLTGRTLSANAFQFRLLNGNEDSIEVVSNTSDGRVVFSPIEFTKVGTYNFMVREIVPMPANSNIIYDTKTVPIVVNVADAGGYLTADVKYSNDTTFTNQFAYSPIKANIELKVVLSGMQLSTGMFKFELTDSNGKTYSAINQSDGKIRFPIDFTNVGTYTFVARQIIPSEPMRYMTYDKQNIRITVNVTDNGSGKLVANIQSSSDMTFYNSYKVRGGIW